The following proteins are encoded in a genomic region of Chelmon rostratus isolate fCheRos1 chromosome 3, fCheRos1.pri, whole genome shotgun sequence:
- the mrpl21 gene encoding 39S ribosomal protein L21, mitochondrial gives MAVCRSVGLWRTYSVLLSRRPLLFPAAVRTQSSVSGDLVPRTSLSRPPWPEQTTLVPEEEERSRHAAVVSTVNQKINQQDFGRLFAVVHFASRQWKVTNEDLILIENHIDAECGERIRMEKVLLVGSEDFTLIGRPLLGKELVRVEATVIEKTESWPKVHMRFWRRHRFQRKKIVIQPQTVLRINSIELAPRLT, from the coding sequence ATGGCGGTGTGCAGGAGCGTAGGGTTGTGGAGGACATACAGCGTGTTGTTATCCAGGCGGCCTCTCCTGTTTCCCGCCGCTGTCCGAACACAGAGCTCTGTGAGCGGGGACCTGGTGCCTCGGACCTCCCTGTCTAGGCCGCCGTGGCCGGAGCAGACGACCCTGGtcccggaggaggaggagcggagcCGTCACGCCGCGGTGGTGAGCACCGTTAACCAGAAGATCAACCAGCAGGATTTCGGTCGGCTTTTCGCCGTGGTACACTTCGCTAGCCGCCAGTGGAAGGTCACCAACGAAGACCTGATCCTGATTGAGAACCACATCGATGCGGAGTGTGGGGAGCGGATCCGGATGGAGAAAGTGCTGCTGGTCGGCTCGGAGGACTTCACCCTGATCGGCAGGCCCTTGCTCGGAAAGGAGCTTGTTCGGGTCGAGGCCACCGTGATCGAAAAGACTGAGTCCTGGCCTAAAGTCCACATGAGGTTCTGGAGGAGACACCGGTTTCAGCGCAAGAAGATCGTTATCCAGCCACAGACGGTGCTGAGGATCAACAGCATCGAACTGGCCCCGAGACTGACATGA